The following proteins are co-located in the Marinomonas profundi genome:
- a CDS encoding methylamine utilization protein, which produces MRYLMALMLLCFASSSWAEMILTIVDQDDLPVVGAVVSLPGHVVSTPTKVAVMDQIDESFVPRVLVVQKGQFVSFPNSDDIRHHVYSFSEPKRFEIKLYKGSDMPPVLFDKPGLVALGCNIHDDMIGYIVVADNSLTLKTDANGQVRLPAKPGDSALLWSERTLDGVGATQKISLTYDQTVKLDLLPPIESMDHSTHTGFGKKKWSQ; this is translated from the coding sequence ATGCGTTATTTAATGGCTCTGATGTTACTTTGTTTCGCCTCAAGTAGTTGGGCCGAGATGATATTAACTATTGTAGATCAAGACGATTTGCCTGTTGTCGGTGCGGTTGTTTCTTTGCCTGGCCACGTTGTGAGTACGCCAACTAAGGTAGCGGTAATGGATCAGATTGATGAGTCCTTTGTTCCTCGTGTGCTTGTGGTGCAAAAAGGTCAATTTGTGAGTTTTCCAAACAGTGATGATATTCGGCATCATGTTTACAGTTTTTCAGAACCAAAAAGGTTTGAGATTAAACTGTATAAGGGTTCTGATATGCCGCCGGTGTTATTTGATAAGCCTGGCCTTGTCGCATTGGGTTGTAATATCCACGATGACATGATTGGTTATATTGTGGTGGCGGATAACAGCTTGACGCTAAAAACCGATGCAAATGGTCAAGTGCGTTTGCCTGCAAAACCAGGTGATAGCGCATTATTATGGAGCGAAAGGACACTTGATGGGGTGGGAGCGACGCAGAAAATCAGCCTTACCTATGATCAAACGGTCAAGTTAGACCTTTTGCCACCTATTGAGTCGATGGATCACAGTACACACACCGGGTTTGGTAAGAAAAAGTGGTCACAATAA
- a CDS encoding DUF3034 family protein: MNNHLILKAIKQIGAVSAVLWIAPVMAGEGKLLATAGLSQIEGSGGGGLVPWATLAGYDSQDETAASFFVSDVNVSDYRLTSIGVATSFYDRVELSYAQQTFVLPASLITGRSLESEDIKQDVVGVKVRLYGDAVYSTYPQVSVGLQHKQLDSDTVASVLGAKDDSGTDFYIAATKVHLGAVAGYNLVWNATARATKANEMGLLGYGGPDNDSYQLMLEGSVGLLLSPNWVVGMEYRQKPSNLSSVAEDDWTDFFVSYLPNKNVSMTAAYVDLGTIATQKDQKGIYLSMTGYLW; this comes from the coding sequence ATGAATAATCATCTGATTTTGAAAGCCATCAAACAAATAGGCGCGGTCAGTGCTGTGTTATGGATTGCTCCTGTTATGGCTGGAGAGGGAAAGTTACTGGCTACTGCTGGCTTGTCTCAAATAGAAGGCAGTGGCGGCGGTGGTTTGGTGCCATGGGCGACACTGGCCGGCTACGATAGCCAAGACGAAACCGCCGCGTCGTTTTTCGTCTCAGATGTTAATGTCAGCGATTATCGTCTTACATCGATTGGCGTAGCGACCAGCTTTTATGACCGAGTCGAGCTGAGTTACGCGCAACAGACATTTGTCTTACCTGCGTCTTTGATTACAGGACGTAGTCTAGAGTCAGAAGATATTAAGCAAGATGTCGTCGGCGTAAAAGTTCGCTTATATGGCGATGCTGTTTACTCTACCTATCCTCAAGTCAGTGTCGGTTTACAGCATAAGCAATTAGACAGCGATACGGTTGCTTCCGTTCTGGGAGCCAAAGACGACAGCGGAACGGACTTTTATATTGCTGCGACCAAGGTGCATTTAGGTGCGGTGGCTGGCTATAATTTGGTTTGGAATGCGACCGCTCGTGCGACCAAAGCCAATGAAATGGGCTTGCTCGGTTACGGTGGGCCAGACAACGACAGTTATCAACTGATGCTGGAAGGCAGCGTTGGCTTGCTGCTATCGCCGAACTGGGTGGTGGGCATGGAGTATCGTCAGAAACCAAGTAATCTGTCCAGCGTAGCAGAAGACGATTGGACGGACTTTTTTGTCAGCTATCTGCCTAATAAAAACGTTAGCATGACCGCCGCTTATGTGGATTTAGGGACAATCGCCACGCAGAAAGACCAAAAAGGCATTTATTTATCCATGACGGGGTACTTATGGTAA
- a CDS encoding group I truncated hemoglobin — translation MVNLVKASLLAFSVFLVACAAPSKAPQSLYDEMGGKPTAEAITDHFINEISFNETIYRYFEKTNITRFREKFIEHICVTTGGPCAYTGDTMLRVHQGQNINEADFNLTVDLLVNAMKKAGLTYPQQNRMLKMLAPMRGDIVYK, via the coding sequence ATGGTAAACCTAGTAAAAGCATCCTTGCTTGCGTTTAGTGTATTCTTAGTGGCTTGTGCCGCGCCAAGCAAAGCGCCACAAAGCTTATATGACGAGATGGGGGGGAAGCCAACCGCCGAAGCCATTACGGATCACTTTATTAATGAAATCAGTTTCAATGAAACGATTTATCGCTATTTTGAAAAAACTAATATCACTCGATTCCGTGAAAAATTCATTGAGCATATTTGTGTGACGACGGGCGGCCCTTGTGCTTATACCGGAGACACTATGCTAAGAGTGCATCAAGGCCAAAACATCAATGAGGCTGACTTTAACCTGACGGTTGATTTATTGGTTAACGCCATGAAAAAAGCCGGTTTGACCTATCCGCAGCAAAACCGAATGCTGAAAATGTTAGCGCCTATGCGTGGCGATATAGTGTATAAATGA
- a CDS encoding GGDEF domain-containing protein has protein sequence MFSLTKKTIEKLLNIGFEDEYDNDVNQKHVVNFSYLMFCVSGLLLLIVFFSRNMPYVVFICLVGLWVGVIGLRYSYRGYFLRAQLLMPIAKISQVAILSLFYFGAESGFHLLFLNVIAYAFIVFRADQRFIQYWIVIVSIVLFLVCEFLSPKGLYLTSFDQNLVLVCVFLFTAFYFAVVIRLVMNRLKAVNHHLRQLAERDELTGLSNRRKVLADAVNIFADSVINQESCVFAIVDLDHFKKINDTFGHEAGDLVLTKVATMMASVIRTEDEIGRYGGEEFIVIMPNTNLKEAEATMERMRESVENMLIETEHGIVIPVTVSIGLAPIAPSVSRYEEILAQADKGLYIAKRSGRNRISVQSIYQD, from the coding sequence GTGTTTTCTTTAACAAAAAAAACCATAGAAAAGCTTCTCAATATTGGCTTTGAAGATGAGTATGACAACGACGTTAACCAGAAGCATGTGGTGAATTTTTCTTACCTGATGTTTTGCGTTAGCGGCTTGTTGCTGCTGATTGTGTTTTTTTCCCGCAATATGCCTTACGTTGTGTTCATTTGCCTTGTTGGTTTATGGGTTGGCGTTATAGGCCTACGCTATAGCTATCGCGGTTATTTTTTACGAGCTCAATTGCTCATGCCGATTGCAAAAATCAGTCAGGTTGCCATTCTAAGTTTATTTTACTTTGGCGCGGAGAGTGGTTTTCATTTGCTGTTTTTAAACGTCATTGCCTATGCTTTTATTGTGTTTCGAGCGGATCAGCGCTTTATCCAATATTGGATTGTGATTGTTTCCATTGTGTTATTTTTGGTGTGTGAGTTTCTGAGTCCCAAAGGGCTTTATTTGACGTCATTTGATCAAAATCTTGTCTTGGTCTGCGTTTTTCTTTTTACGGCTTTTTACTTTGCGGTGGTGATTCGCTTGGTGATGAATCGACTGAAAGCGGTCAATCATCATTTGCGGCAGTTGGCAGAGAGAGATGAGCTCACCGGTCTTTCAAACCGAAGAAAAGTGTTGGCGGATGCGGTTAATATTTTTGCTGACTCTGTGATCAATCAAGAATCGTGTGTTTTTGCTATTGTCGATTTGGACCATTTTAAGAAGATCAATGATACTTTTGGTCATGAAGCGGGTGATTTGGTTTTGACAAAAGTGGCAACCATGATGGCGTCCGTTATTCGTACTGAAGATGAAATCGGACGCTATGGCGGTGAAGAGTTTATTGTGATTATGCCTAACACCAATCTGAAAGAAGCGGAAGCAACGATGGAAAGAATGCGTGAGTCAGTGGAAAATATGCTCATAGAGACAGAGCATGGCATTGTGATTCCCGTTACGGTCAGTATTGGTTTGGCCCCTATAGCGCCCAGTGTTTCCCGGTATGAAGAGATACTCGCTCAGGCTGATAAGGGCTTGTATATCGCCAAACGCAGCGGTCGAAATCGTATTTCGGTGCAGTCGATTTATCAAGATTAA
- a CDS encoding TIGR01621 family pseudouridine synthase — MSTFSVDKLVGYSIFSLFIRDEARLLKVLFRSDDYWVIDKPAGMSFHAESETLGVMQSLAVAYPDQRFFPVHRLDKMTSGLLIVACRSDVAAVFGKMFERHELEKRYLALSLKKPKKKQGTVIGGMVPSRRGQWKLTKENENVAITQFFSLSFQTHRLFFVRPLTGKTHQIRVALKSVGSPILGDLRYAGEAADRGYLHAYTLQFDWYGEVRRYVCLPRSGAFFSAELMDFVTTQLDESLLKWPSRK; from the coding sequence TTGTCCACTTTCTCTGTGGATAAGCTTGTTGGCTACTCCATTTTCTCTTTATTTATTCGTGATGAGGCTCGTTTGCTCAAAGTATTGTTTCGTAGTGATGATTATTGGGTGATTGATAAACCGGCAGGCATGAGTTTTCATGCGGAATCTGAGACGCTAGGGGTGATGCAGTCTTTGGCTGTTGCTTATCCAGATCAGCGGTTTTTTCCTGTGCATCGCTTGGATAAAATGACATCTGGGTTATTAATCGTGGCTTGTCGTTCGGATGTTGCTGCGGTGTTCGGCAAAATGTTTGAACGGCATGAGCTGGAGAAGCGTTATTTAGCTCTTTCGTTAAAGAAGCCTAAGAAAAAACAAGGCACGGTGATAGGGGGGATGGTACCCAGCCGAAGGGGGCAGTGGAAGCTTACTAAAGAAAATGAAAACGTCGCGATTACGCAATTTTTTTCACTTTCATTTCAAACACATAGGTTGTTTTTTGTTCGTCCTCTGACGGGGAAAACACATCAAATTCGTGTGGCATTAAAGAGTGTTGGATCGCCAATTTTGGGAGATCTTAGATACGCAGGAGAGGCGGCTGACAGGGGGTATTTGCACGCTTATACTCTGCAATTTGACTGGTATGGGGAAGTACGGCGTTATGTTTGCCTGCCAAGGTCTGGGGCGTTTTTTTCGGCTGAATTAATGGATTTTGTGACGACTCAACTTGATGAGTCTTTATTGAAGTGGCCTTCTAGAAAGTAA
- the rlmM gene encoding 23S rRNA (cytidine(2498)-2'-O)-methyltransferase RlmM, translating to MKNVLVYCRQGFEKDCAAELSEVAASKGFYGYAKVVSDAGYIVYNFDQADAGEALIQQLDFNRLIFARQIIAVNGVIELEQGGRVESLLEAARELPLAEEIWIETADTNEAKALSNLIKKLEKPLREGWKKSGVLRNKAVEVRHHVFMLDGESAYLGVSYASCRSDFPMGIRRLRFPAAGPSRSTLKLEEAFLQFVPERTREADLTEGMTAVDLGAAPGGWTYQFVKKGIHVIAIDNGPMQKELMSTGLVQHEKADGFKYEPPYTVDWLVCDMVERPIKVAELMAKWLASGWTRRAIFNLKLPMKKRYQEVTLCLQTIEALLKKSGVSYHYQVKHLYHDREEVTVCIMVR from the coding sequence ATGAAAAATGTTTTAGTTTACTGTCGTCAAGGCTTTGAAAAAGATTGTGCGGCGGAACTGTCTGAAGTGGCGGCTAGCAAAGGATTTTATGGTTATGCCAAGGTGGTTTCCGATGCGGGTTACATTGTGTATAACTTTGATCAGGCGGATGCGGGTGAGGCGCTGATTCAGCAGTTGGATTTTAATCGGCTTATTTTTGCTCGTCAGATTATTGCGGTAAATGGGGTGATCGAATTAGAACAGGGTGGTCGTGTTGAGTCTTTGCTTGAGGCGGCACGTGAGTTGCCATTAGCCGAAGAAATATGGATTGAAACCGCGGACACGAATGAAGCAAAAGCCTTATCGAATTTGATCAAGAAGCTTGAAAAGCCGTTGCGTGAAGGTTGGAAAAAATCGGGTGTATTGCGCAATAAAGCGGTTGAGGTTCGTCATCATGTCTTTATGTTGGATGGTGAGTCGGCTTACCTTGGGGTGTCCTATGCCAGTTGTCGCAGTGATTTCCCTATGGGGATTCGCCGTTTACGCTTTCCGGCCGCCGGTCCGAGCCGTTCTACTTTAAAATTGGAAGAAGCGTTTTTACAGTTTGTGCCAGAGCGTACTCGTGAGGCCGATTTGACCGAAGGTATGACGGCGGTGGATTTGGGCGCGGCACCGGGTGGCTGGACGTATCAGTTTGTCAAAAAAGGCATTCATGTTATTGCCATTGATAATGGTCCGATGCAAAAGGAATTGATGTCGACGGGCTTGGTGCAACATGAAAAGGCCGATGGTTTTAAATATGAGCCACCTTATACGGTTGATTGGTTGGTGTGCGACATGGTTGAGCGACCAATAAAGGTAGCGGAATTAATGGCCAAGTGGCTGGCAAGCGGTTGGACAAGACGGGCGATTTTTAACTTAAAACTGCCAATGAAAAAACGCTACCAAGAAGTGACTTTGTGTTTACAAACGATTGAGGCGTTATTGAAAAAATCGGGTGTGAGCTATCATTATCAAGTGAAACATCTTTACCATGATCGTGAAGAAGTGACTGTTTGTATTATGGTTCGATAA
- a CDS encoding L,D-transpeptidase family protein, translated as MIITKQFLPLFIISLLLSACSSTSNQAFVIDPPSESQIENSVKQQVALTLNAFTPVAGQALPNNTVLEAYQARGYEPMWIKDKKINMSIYKLLDILEQSYTHGLNPIHYHTDIIKEYLALKQPTPQQLAEMDVITTIALTSYAHDLSNGRYEPQLIDPNWQLDAPNNNWRDLLYIDSATDMVNSLPLLAPRSPQYQILQKWLVYYQDLARKEKDIFVNAGVPLSAGDEGPRVAQLRARLVQLGDIRFSTRKVNEEQFDLRLKDALMRFQQRHHLSADGAAGSKTIEMLNVPLETRAKQIAYNLERWRWLPSELEANRIWVDLTNYTMEMNLNGELTSMKVVIGKPERKTPVFKGLMTYMVTNPTWRVPHRIARENLLPKLQADPNYLVKHGYKLYSSWSIGAKELDSTKINWKAISEDKLAFRFEQEPDEGNALGQYKFMFPNKNEIYLHDTPAKHLFRETNRAFSSGCVRLENPNEFAKEITKGYKQFNEMNKTLKTASNSVISLPTYIPVYLVYFTVVPNANGMLEFRDDIYQRDPLMEEAMGYSAFNARESI; from the coding sequence ATGATCATCACGAAACAATTTTTACCCTTATTTATCATAAGCCTATTACTCAGCGCCTGCTCATCCACATCAAACCAAGCATTTGTTATTGATCCCCCTAGCGAATCACAAATAGAAAACAGTGTGAAACAGCAAGTCGCCTTAACGCTGAACGCTTTCACTCCCGTTGCCGGTCAAGCCCTGCCCAACAACACGGTGCTAGAAGCCTACCAAGCGCGCGGCTACGAGCCAATGTGGATAAAAGATAAAAAAATCAATATGTCAATTTACAAACTACTCGACATACTTGAGCAATCCTACACTCACGGCCTTAACCCAATCCACTATCACACCGACATTATTAAAGAATACTTGGCGCTAAAACAGCCAACCCCTCAACAGTTAGCCGAGATGGATGTCATCACTACGATCGCCTTAACCAGCTACGCTCATGATCTTAGCAATGGCCGTTACGAGCCTCAATTAATCGACCCAAACTGGCAACTAGACGCCCCAAACAACAACTGGAGAGACTTGCTCTACATAGACTCAGCCACCGACATGGTTAATTCTCTTCCACTGCTCGCGCCTCGTAGCCCGCAGTATCAGATTCTGCAGAAATGGCTGGTGTACTATCAAGACCTCGCAAGAAAAGAAAAAGACATTTTTGTCAACGCTGGAGTCCCCCTGTCTGCTGGTGACGAAGGCCCTCGGGTTGCTCAACTGCGGGCCCGACTCGTTCAATTGGGTGACATACGATTTTCGACTCGCAAGGTCAACGAAGAACAATTTGATCTACGCCTAAAAGACGCTCTAATGCGTTTTCAACAACGCCATCACCTCTCAGCCGATGGCGCAGCAGGATCAAAAACCATTGAAATGCTCAACGTTCCACTCGAAACCCGCGCAAAACAAATTGCCTACAATTTAGAAAGATGGCGCTGGCTACCAAGCGAACTCGAAGCGAACCGCATTTGGGTGGATCTCACCAACTACACGATGGAAATGAATTTAAACGGTGAGCTCACCTCAATGAAGGTCGTCATTGGCAAACCCGAGCGAAAAACGCCTGTCTTCAAAGGTTTAATGACCTATATGGTCACCAACCCAACTTGGCGCGTTCCTCATCGTATTGCCAGAGAAAATCTATTGCCAAAACTGCAAGCCGACCCAAATTATCTGGTCAAACATGGCTACAAACTCTACTCAAGCTGGAGCATTGGCGCAAAAGAACTGGATTCGACTAAAATCAATTGGAAAGCCATCAGCGAAGACAAACTGGCTTTTCGCTTTGAACAAGAACCCGATGAAGGCAACGCACTCGGCCAATACAAGTTCATGTTCCCAAATAAAAATGAAATTTACTTACATGACACCCCAGCCAAGCACCTATTTAGAGAAACCAACAGAGCGTTCAGCTCCGGCTGTGTTCGCCTCGAAAACCCCAACGAGTTTGCCAAGGAAATCACCAAAGGCTACAAACAGTTTAATGAAATGAACAAGACACTCAAAACCGCCAGCAATAGCGTGATTTCCCTACCGACCTACATTCCGGTTTACTTGGTCTATTTCACCGTGGTGCCAAACGCCAATGGCATGTTGGAATTCCGTGATGATATTTACCAGCGAGATCCACTCATGGAAGAAGCCATGGGCTACTCAGCGTTTAATGCTAGAGAGTCTATTTAA
- a CDS encoding YkgJ family cysteine cluster protein, protein MQCRSGCGACCTAPSISSPIPGMPNGKAAGEVCIQLLSDYRCALFEDPSRPKVCADFRAEEYTCGHNREEAIALLSYMEDDTNPKHLLVITRTA, encoded by the coding sequence ATGCAATGCCGATCAGGCTGTGGCGCATGCTGCACAGCGCCCTCTATCAGCTCTCCCATTCCGGGTATGCCAAACGGCAAAGCCGCAGGAGAAGTATGCATACAGCTACTAAGTGATTACCGATGCGCGCTTTTTGAAGACCCGTCAAGACCGAAAGTGTGCGCCGACTTTCGTGCAGAAGAATACACTTGCGGCCATAATAGAGAAGAAGCCATCGCACTTTTATCTTACATGGAAGACGACACTAACCCCAAACACCTCCTCGTCATAACAAGGACTGCCTAA
- a CDS encoding GGDEF domain-containing response regulator → MMEERKILVVEDSPVVLKVLHHLLSQNPIFVPVLCACYEDAEKKLKEAGNTHFAAIVDLNLPDAENGEIVDLILSYQIPCVVLTGNFDDRLRLSLLNKGVLDYITKDSRYSFNHAIKVVERLSKNQGLKVLVAEDSVVSRQFIKLLLEQYCFTVIEAENGQEALAKLEADTDIRMLIADYNMPLVNGYDLVRMLRYNARFQDLVILGLSAEGDSALSAKFIKAGANDFLKKPFHHEEFHCRVVHSLEAQEMLETIRDLANIDPLTKLKNRRCLFSEGETFFRHAKGNAALAMLDLDNFKQINDTYGHIVGDSLLEALGQVIRDAFPGMLAYRFGGEEFCVLAEVSGPHMLEVVNDFLDGLRRKEFTEAKIALTCSVGLCSQSADSLEASIREADRNLYEAKRLGRDRVVADF, encoded by the coding sequence ATGATGGAAGAACGAAAAATATTAGTAGTGGAAGACAGTCCTGTTGTGTTGAAGGTGCTTCATCATTTGTTGTCCCAAAACCCTATTTTTGTTCCTGTACTTTGTGCTTGTTATGAAGACGCCGAAAAAAAGTTAAAAGAGGCTGGTAACACGCATTTTGCCGCTATTGTGGATCTGAATTTGCCTGATGCCGAAAACGGCGAAATCGTCGATCTTATTCTGTCTTATCAGATCCCCTGTGTCGTGTTGACGGGCAATTTTGATGACAGGTTGCGCCTCAGTTTATTGAATAAAGGCGTGTTGGATTACATCACCAAGGACAGTCGTTATTCATTCAATCACGCGATTAAAGTAGTGGAGCGGTTAAGTAAAAATCAGGGGCTGAAAGTTCTCGTTGCTGAAGACTCGGTGGTGAGTCGGCAGTTTATCAAGTTACTGCTTGAGCAGTATTGTTTTACTGTCATCGAGGCTGAAAATGGCCAGGAGGCGCTGGCGAAACTAGAAGCGGACACGGATATTAGAATGCTGATCGCCGATTATAATATGCCGCTGGTGAATGGGTATGATCTAGTGCGTATGCTTAGATACAATGCCCGCTTTCAGGATTTGGTGATTCTTGGTTTGTCTGCGGAAGGTGACAGCGCGTTATCGGCGAAATTTATCAAGGCGGGGGCAAACGACTTTTTGAAAAAGCCTTTCCATCATGAGGAGTTTCATTGTCGTGTTGTGCACAGTCTTGAGGCTCAAGAGATGCTGGAGACAATACGTGATTTGGCCAATATTGATCCGCTTACTAAGTTAAAAAATAGACGTTGTTTGTTTAGTGAGGGTGAGACTTTTTTCCGCCACGCTAAAGGGAACGCTGCCTTGGCGATGTTAGATCTGGATAACTTCAAGCAAATAAATGATACCTATGGCCACATTGTTGGCGATAGTTTATTAGAAGCGTTAGGGCAAGTCATTCGTGATGCGTTTCCCGGGATGTTGGCTTATCGTTTTGGTGGTGAGGAGTTTTGCGTGCTAGCAGAAGTCAGCGGTCCTCATATGCTTGAGGTGGTCAATGACTTTCTCGACGGCCTGCGGCGAAAAGAGTTTACAGAGGCAAAAATCGCACTCACTTGCAGTGTTGGTTTGTGTAGCCAATCCGCTGATTCTCTTGAGGCCAGTATTCGGGAGGCAGATCGAAACTTGTATGAAGCAAAACGTCTGGGCCGGGATCGCGTGGTGGCTGATTTTTAG
- the gatB gene encoding Asp-tRNA(Asn)/Glu-tRNA(Gln) amidotransferase subunit GatB has translation MNWEVVIGLEIHTQLSTKSKLFSGAAVGFGAEPNTQTTLVDLGMPGALPVFNKEALRMAVMFGHAINADIGMTSVFARKNYFYPDLPKGYQTSQMDHPIVGKGYLDVMLEDGTTSRVGITRAHLEEDAGKSLHEDFQGMTGIDLNRSSTPLLEIVSEPDIRSAKEAVAYVKMIHSIVTYLGICDGNMAEGSMRCDINLSLRPKGQKEYGTRTEIKNVNSFRFIEKAIYTEIERQADILEDGGRIIQETRLYDPEKNETRSMRSKEDANDYRYFPCPDLLPIVLTQEYVDGIRATLPELPSQKAARFQSEYLLSEYDANVLSSSRAMANYFETANTAVADAKLTANWVMGELSKLLNQEQQDIENAPVNAQAFGELLVRIKDSTINGKTAKDVLQAMWDGEGSADDIIKAKGLKQVTDTGAIEAMIQTILDANAAQVEQYRAADEDKQKKMIGFFVGQVMKASQGKANPSLVNPILSKMLKG, from the coding sequence ATGAACTGGGAAGTCGTTATTGGCCTTGAGATTCATACTCAGCTCTCTACCAAATCAAAATTGTTTTCTGGCGCCGCCGTAGGCTTTGGCGCAGAACCAAACACCCAAACCACGCTTGTCGACTTAGGTATGCCAGGCGCATTACCGGTTTTTAACAAAGAAGCCTTGCGCATGGCGGTTATGTTTGGTCACGCCATCAACGCTGACATTGGCATGACGTCGGTTTTTGCACGTAAAAACTACTTTTATCCAGATCTGCCAAAAGGCTACCAAACCAGCCAAATGGATCATCCGATTGTGGGCAAAGGCTACCTAGATGTCATGCTAGAAGACGGCACAACGTCTCGTGTTGGTATCACTCGCGCCCACCTTGAAGAAGACGCAGGCAAGTCTTTACATGAAGATTTCCAAGGCATGACGGGGATCGACTTAAACCGCTCCAGCACGCCGTTGTTAGAAATCGTCTCTGAGCCCGATATTCGCTCCGCCAAAGAAGCCGTAGCCTACGTTAAAATGATTCACTCCATTGTGACTTATCTTGGCATTTGCGATGGCAACATGGCAGAAGGCTCAATGCGTTGCGACATCAACTTGTCCCTGCGCCCAAAAGGTCAAAAAGAATACGGCACTCGCACAGAAATCAAAAACGTCAACTCGTTCCGTTTTATCGAAAAAGCCATTTACACTGAGATCGAGCGCCAAGCGGACATTTTAGAAGACGGCGGTCGCATCATTCAGGAAACACGTCTGTACGATCCAGAGAAAAACGAAACCCGCAGCATGCGTTCCAAAGAAGACGCCAACGACTATCGCTACTTCCCTTGCCCTGACCTACTCCCCATTGTCTTAACACAAGAGTACGTTGATGGCATCAGAGCCACCTTACCCGAGCTACCAAGTCAAAAAGCAGCGCGCTTCCAAAGCGAATACCTGCTCAGCGAATACGACGCTAACGTACTGTCGTCTTCACGCGCGATGGCGAACTACTTTGAAACCGCCAATACCGCCGTGGCCGATGCCAAACTGACCGCAAACTGGGTCATGGGTGAACTCAGCAAGCTGCTGAACCAAGAACAGCAAGACATTGAAAACGCGCCCGTTAATGCCCAAGCATTTGGCGAACTCTTGGTGCGAATCAAGGACAGCACCATTAATGGCAAAACCGCAAAAGATGTGTTGCAAGCCATGTGGGATGGCGAAGGTTCAGCGGACGACATCATCAAAGCAAAAGGCCTGAAACAAGTGACGGATACCGGTGCCATTGAAGCCATGATCCAAACTATTTTGGACGCCAATGCGGCTCAGGTTGAACAATACCGCGCCGCAGACGAAGACAAGCAAAAGAAAATGATCGGCTTCTTCGTCGGCCAAGTGATGAAAGCATCACAAGGCAAAGCCAACCCAAGCTTGGTTAACCCAATCCTTAGCAAGATGCTTAAAGGCTAG